A window of Argopecten irradians isolate NY chromosome 1, Ai_NY, whole genome shotgun sequence contains these coding sequences:
- the LOC138332847 gene encoding c-Myc-binding protein-like isoform X3, with product MTNYRAADSKREEFRKYLEKAGVLDALTKVLVGLYEEPEKPNNALDFLKQHLGASGPETADVEALKQEVTELRQKVEQLSEENTDLKAKLQQYEPPTDEQAPDS from the exons ATGACAAATTACAGG GCAGCTGATTCCAAGAGGGAAGAGTTCaggaaatatttagaaaaagCAGGTGTTTTAGATGCATTAACGAAAG TATTAGTAGGCCTGTATGAAGAACCAGAGAAGCCAAACAATGCATTAGA CTTCCTGAAACAACATCTTGGCGCCTCAGGACCAGAGACCGCTGATGTAGAGGCCCTGAAACAGGAAGTGACAGAGCTGCGGCAAAAAGTGGAACAGTTGTCAGAGGAGAACACAGACCTGAAAGCCAAG TTACAACAGTATGAACCTCCGACAGACGAACAAGCTCCTGATAGTTAG
- the LOC138332847 gene encoding c-Myc-binding protein-like isoform X1, which produces MTNYRAADSKREEFRKYLEKAGVLDALTKVLVGLYEEPEKPNNALDFLKQHLGASGPETADVEALKQEVTELRQKVEQLSEENTDLKAKVGNLQQYEPPTDEQAPDS; this is translated from the exons ATGACAAATTACAGG GCAGCTGATTCCAAGAGGGAAGAGTTCaggaaatatttagaaaaagCAGGTGTTTTAGATGCATTAACGAAAG TATTAGTAGGCCTGTATGAAGAACCAGAGAAGCCAAACAATGCATTAGA CTTCCTGAAACAACATCTTGGCGCCTCAGGACCAGAGACCGCTGATGTAGAGGCCCTGAAACAGGAAGTGACAGAGCTGCGGCAAAAAGTGGAACAGTTGTCAGAGGAGAACACAGACCTGAAAGCCAAGGTTGGCAAC TTACAACAGTATGAACCTCCGACAGACGAACAAGCTCCTGATAGTTAG
- the LOC138332847 gene encoding c-Myc-binding protein-like isoform X2, with protein MPSEAADSKREEFRKYLEKAGVLDALTKVLVGLYEEPEKPNNALDFLKQHLGASGPETADVEALKQEVTELRQKVEQLSEENTDLKAKVGNLQQYEPPTDEQAPDS; from the exons ATGCCATCAGAG GCAGCTGATTCCAAGAGGGAAGAGTTCaggaaatatttagaaaaagCAGGTGTTTTAGATGCATTAACGAAAG TATTAGTAGGCCTGTATGAAGAACCAGAGAAGCCAAACAATGCATTAGA CTTCCTGAAACAACATCTTGGCGCCTCAGGACCAGAGACCGCTGATGTAGAGGCCCTGAAACAGGAAGTGACAGAGCTGCGGCAAAAAGTGGAACAGTTGTCAGAGGAGAACACAGACCTGAAAGCCAAGGTTGGCAAC TTACAACAGTATGAACCTCCGACAGACGAACAAGCTCCTGATAGTTAG